ATGGTTCCTCGGAATCGATGCGGCCGAGCCGGCCCCCGGGCGGGCGGTTCGGTACCTCGCAATCCGAACAGCGGTCGGTTTGTTCGGCGGGTTCGTGCTGGTGTGGCTCTTCTACGGCCTTTACTGGGGTCTGGTGATCGCCTACCGGCTGGTGGCCGGCGACGGCACCGGGCTGGCGGACGACTGGGCGGAGTTCGCCTGGACGGGCCTGATCGGCGTGGTCCTGCTCTACGTGGAGGTCCAGGGCATCATCGGCGTGGTCGCCCTGGAGGCGAAGGTCGCGCACCGGTGGCTGGGCCCCAGCGAGGCCGAGCTGCTGCGCAGGCGCGTGGAGGAGCTGTCCGCGAGCCGGGCGGGCATCGTGGCCGCGGTGGACGCCGAGCGCCGCCGCATCGAGCGCGACCTGCACGACGGCGTGCAGCAGCGGCTGGTCGCGCTGGGCGTGCTGCTGGGCCGGGCCCGCCGCAACCCGGGGGCCGCCGCCGACCTGCTGGCCCAGGCGCACGAGGAGTCCCGGCACGTGCTGGAGGACCTGCGCGAGGTCGCCTGGCGGGTCTACCCGGCCGCGCTGGACTCGCTGGGCCTGGCCGAGGCCCTGGAGGCGGTGGCCGACCGCTCGCCCGTCCCGGTGCGCCTGCGCTGCGCGGTCGCGGACGTCCCGCCGCAGGTGGCGACGGCGGTGTACTTCGTGGTGTGCGAGGC
This portion of the Saccharothrix syringae genome encodes:
- a CDS encoding sensor histidine kinase; this encodes MFLGFATAPVNLLVVVLARSRATAVARWERRRLEWFLGIDAAEPAPGRAVRYLAIRTAVGLFGGFVLVWLFYGLYWGLVIAYRLVAGDGTGLADDWAEFAWTGLIGVVLLYVEVQGIIGVVALEAKVAHRWLGPSEAELLRRRVEELSASRAGIVAAVDAERRRIERDLHDGVQQRLVALGVLLGRARRNPGAAADLLAQAHEESRHVLEDLREVAWRVYPAALDSLGLAEALEAVADRSPVPVRLRCAVADVPPQVATAVYFVVCEAVTNAAKHSGATMVDVEITADDGAVRVSVTDDGAGGADPAGGGLAGLSRRVLALDGGFAVSSPAGGPTVITAVVPRAGVAPDGAPAGGVPSGRAPAGEVPCA